From a region of the Helianthus annuus cultivar XRQ/B chromosome 5, HanXRQr2.0-SUNRISE, whole genome shotgun sequence genome:
- the LOC110943376 gene encoding protein FAR1-RELATED SEQUENCE 5-like has product MDELVEWCREVGRENGYAIVTKRTIYDKPPSGQPLKIWLTCDCAGQHNSTATVRRSGTRKTGCKFQLIGTYRKRLGHWDLRVDVAKHNHEPFLYPEGHPSLMRLTPAEERTVEQLTHQNIKPRDILAPIKEHNPHNVSARNTIYNARAKLGRMEQVDETPMQILFDRLEKVGFIFYHRTSENGERVEDVFFIHPNSNMLGRAFPHVLLIDATYKMNRYKMPLVQIIGVTSTLMSFCIAHAFISNEK; this is encoded by the coding sequence ATGGATGAATTGGTGGAATGGTGTAGAGAAGTCGGACGCGAAAATGGCTATGCCATCGTCACCAAACGCACCATCTACGATAAACCCCCAAGCGGCCAGCCGTTAAAAATTTGGCTTACGTGCGATTGTGCCGGCCAGCACAACTCAACAGCCACGGTCAGACGGAGCGGGACCAGGAAAACCGGTTGCAAGTTCCAACTAATCGGGACATACAGAAAGAGGTTAGGTCATTGGGATCTAAGGGTTGACGTAGCTAAACATAACCACGAACCCTTTCTGTATCCAGAGGGTCATCCGTCCCTAATGAGGCTGACTCCAGCAGAAGAGAGGACGGTGGAGCAACTTACACATCAGAACATAAAACCACGAGACATTCTTGCTCCCATTAAAGAACATAACCCCCATAATGTCTCAGCAAGAAACACCATATACAATGCTCGGGCCAAATTGGGTCGAATGGAACAAGTCGACGAGACTCCAATGCAGATACTTTTCGACCGGTTGGAGAAGGTTGGGTTTATTTTTTACCATAGAACATCTGAAAACGGCGAACGGGTCGAGGATGTTTTCTTCATCCACCCGAACTCGAACATGTTAGGGCGCGCCTTCCCGCATGTGTTGCTTATAGACGCCACCTACAAGATGAATCGGTACAAAATGCCGCTAGTTCAGATTATCGGTGTTACAtccacgttgatgtcgttttgcaTTGCTCATGCGTTCATAAGCAACGAGAAATAG